Below is a genomic region from Saccharomyces eubayanus strain FM1318 chromosome XV, whole genome shotgun sequence.
TGTCCTAAAAAGGAGTTCCAGATCAGGTTCAACCCCCATATCACAAACGTGGTGTACGCCCATGATAGTACAATTAACGTCAAGTACTTATGGGACCCTAATAGCCGTTCCAGGTGTCTAAACAGATACCAGACCAGCGCCAGTAAGATTGCGTCTGATTCGTTAATGGCGCAGAACTGGAATATGAACAGACGGTAGTATTGATGGTACGTCTGTAGGAAGGGGTCATACTGCAATAGAAATATGTGCTTGTAATTTGCAATCGAGGCCATCAAGGGCACCACAAGCGTCGTGATCATGGCTAATTTGGTAACGGGCATAGCCGTAAGCCCTACTGGTGGTTCCATAGACATTATGTATACGTTTCTgtgtttattttctttcgtTATTGGTCTTCTTTCCCTTTAAATGTAAACTTGATTAATCaacttttttcctttatacttagaaaaaaagtataaacACTTTATGCAAAAACATTCCAATGGAGAGACTAAGCAGTGACAAAAGGACAAATGGGAATGGACAAGTTCAGCCAGCTACTGGATCAACTGGGACGGGGCAATTTCACACAATTGACACTGAACCTGTTCCAAAACGGTCAAGAAATTGCTGTTCTACAACAACAGTTGGCCGGATATGATGATAAACAGTTGGACACGTTGGTGGAACAACACCCGGCTATGCCCAATGACACACGGTTCAAGATGATGTGCATATCATATCTGAAATATAGTCGGGATGTGGATCCATGGTCTGTCTGGGCTAGCTCGGATTTAATATTTGAGTTTTATCAATGTTTAATCAACTGCCTCATCAATGACAATGCTCCTCATATTGAGGCATTAATACCGGTGGCCATCAGAGAGACGGAGTTTATTATTGCCCTAGCTCATAAACTGGACTCGTTCCACTTGCAATTGCATACAAGAAACCATCAGTTTTTATCGCATACATCGTCCATTCTATCCAGATTATTCAACAGCACCAAACCTCCACGTGGTAATGGATCGTCCAAAACTATTCCAGGAAAGCAGCGAATACTGCTGTATTTGGTCAATAAGCTAAATAACATCTACTTCAGAATCGAGTCTCCACAGTTGTGTTCCAACATCTTCAAGAACTTTCAGCCAAAGAGCATGCTCGCACATTTTAACGAGTACCAAATCAACCAGCAGATAGAATATAGATATCTCCTGGGGCGTTATTACCTATTAAACTCCCAAGTGCACAACGCCTTCGTTCAGTTCAACGAGGCATTCCAATCGCTATTGAACTTACCTTTAACCAATCAAGCAATCGTCAGAAACGGTTCGAGAATACTAAACTACATGATCCCCACGGGATTAGTACTGGGCAAGATGGTCAAATGGGAACCCTTACGACCGTTTGTTAGTCAAGAAACTATCGACAACTGGAATACACTGTACAGGTTTGTTCGTTTGGGGAATATCCAAAGTGTAAACCACTGGTTGAGGCACAACGAACGCCACTTGTGTGCGAGACAGTTGCTAGTAGTACTCTTAGAGAAATTACCCATGATTGCGTACCGAAATCTGGTCAAAACGGTGATCAAAATCTGGACCACCGAATGGGGCCAAAACAAATTACCATACACGCTAATAGAACGGGCACTAAAACTATCCATTGGCCCAGCATACGAAGACAACACAGCCCAGGATTTCACCATTTATAACGGCATTCACTCCTCAAAGAACGTAGAAAACGTACTTGTGACCTTGATCAACTTGGGGTTCTTACGTGCGAACTGTTTCCCACAACTACAACTATGTGTGGTAAAAAAGACCACAATGATACAAGAAATTGTCCCGCCAGCCACTGAGCGGATCACCAAGATATTTCCAGCAAACTCTCACGTTCTTTGGTGATATATGGTCTGTAACCATTAGATAGCTAAGTAGTTTAATATTATGTTAAATTTTGGAATTATAAGAATGcgaaatttgaaaaaaccaaTAAGAGGGAAGGGGATTTAAAGGGAGCAACCCCCAAAGAAACACATTTAGACAAACAGAATGTTTCCAACAGTCACAAAGACATTGTCGCTGCAGCGCTACAGAATCACTAGCCCTCTGGTTGGGTCCACTTCGTTGTTGCGCAGCCTTAGGTGGTACAGCAGCGAGAAAGATGACCACGACGATGTGATGACAAGGATCAAAATGGCCCCTATAAAGAGAACCAATGAGCCACTGGACAAAAAGAGAGCACGGTTGATATACCAGTCTCGCAAAAGAGGAATCTTGGAAACAGACTTGCTTTTGTCTGGGTTTGCCGCTAAAtatctgaagaaaatgaaccAAGAGGAACTGGAGGAGTACGATTCGCTACTGAATGAGTTGGACTGGGATATCTATTATTGGGCGACGAAGAACTACGAGATCAGTCCCTTGCCTGAGAAGTGGGCCAATTCAAAGTTGTTGACGCAATTACAAGAGTTCAGcgaaaataaagagaagGAAATCCTGAGTATGCCCGATTTGTCCAAGTACCAATGAATTGCCCTTTGAATTTTGTcggttttttcttttattaaaaCTTGTAAATACTCACGtaggaaaaaaactatatattattattttattatactATActtattactattattgcTACCATCAAAACCCTTCAAGGGCCTTTGTAGCTTTGTCCAATCTCTTCAATCCTTCTTCGTAACGGTCAGGATCAAGAACCATGTCTGCCGTCAACCTAGACAAGGAGTCCACTAGTCTTTCGAGGGCACGTTTCTCTTCTAATTGCATCCCCAGTTGCGCAAATTCTGATCCAATCAAAGTACCCTTTGTCACGTTCAACAGCTGGTTCAGTGTATCGATATCAAATGATCGCAACTCCTTCAAGGATTTCTTGTTATtgagttttttcttcccatcCTTCTTGCGATTAGTTTTCTTAGGTGTTTCCTCAATGATATCCTCGTATATGTCATCGTCTTGGTCACTTGAGACAGTGTGGATGGGCTCTGTCGTTGTATGAGCAGCCTTTAACGTGTCGTCTCGTTTCAAATTCGATGAGCCTTTGTGATCCTCATTGGGCGTGCTAGGTAGTGGCCTGGTCAAGTAAGTTTCTTCTGCTGGAGGCATGCTGGTTGCTGCCGAGTAGTATGAGTCTGATTTTTGTTCACTGACGGTAGAAATCTGGGACAGGTTTTTAAAATGACCAACATTTTGGGGTGGACCTGGCAGTAGTTCCCCATCCAAAAACTCGTCTTCACCTTCATCATCTTGGATGAACAATCTTGATCTGGGACGATCTTTGCTTCTAGGTGGGATGGTTGGATTATAATCATTTGTCTCAGAACGTATTGGGCTCATCTCTTGGGGCACGCCGTTTGTCTTTGTAGATAAGTCAGGTATCACACTGGAAACAATCGAAAGTTTGTCGCTAGAATTCGCATCGTCGTCCTCCTCTAATTGCTCTTGGATCGACTGCTGGAACTTTGGGTTATAAGTGGAAGATCCACTCTCACTGGCTAAATTGCCTGAACCTATGGACGAACGCAAAACTTTTTCCTGGCGTCGAGGATTAGACAGCAGCTTTAATGACCCGCGAGCCTCGCCCTTCTTCAACGTACCAGAATTGAACCTCCCCACCGGCTTGGCATTGGTTACTGGCTTAATCACAACTTCGTCTTCACCATTTCTCGATTTCATACTTTGGTCGTCATCCAAATATTTGGTCAATGTCGCTTCTGAGGGCAACATGGGCAACTGTGGCAAATCTTCCCTTCCCACAGACTGTTTCAAAGGACTCGCCTTGTTGCTATAAGGCTCCTCGTCCTGTTGTTGGTTCTTGACTATGTATGAAACTTCTACACCTTCTTGGATAACTCCAGAATAATTGGAAATCATGCTTGATCTATTGTCACCAAGCGCTAGCGACACATCACCGGCAGGTGATCTTAGGAGCCGTGATGGCGGTTTGCCTATATCGGTTTGATCAACCTTGTCATTCGTTGTCGTTGTCGTCGGAGGCTGAAATAGTCCAATGTCGTTCTCATTGTGTAAAGAATCGATCATTGCAGAGAGTCGTTGCGTATTCAGTTTGGCCCTAGATGGCCCGTCTTTCTCTGTATCTTCTGGCATGCTTGCACGCCTGTCTGGTCTCGCTGATGCTCTTTTGGTTGTCAAATTGtcctgttcttcttcctcttcttgatGGTACCAGCTATTTGACCAAGAGATCGCTTTTCCGGATCGGGTCAAATAACAAACAATAACActaacaataataaacatcatcacgaaaaaaaagacaagcTAGCAAAGACTGTGTGAGAAAAGCTCGAGCAACTTTAAAGCAAGATGAGTAGGAATCAGGACGTGTTCCCTGTGTTGGACCTAGAGGAGCTGGTTATATGTCTACAAAGCTGTGATTTTGCGCTGGCCACGCAGGAAAACATTGCTAGGCCGACTTCAGACTATATGGTAACTCTTTACAAGCAGATCATTGAAAACTTCATGGGCATTTCTGTGGAATCACTGTTGAATAGCAGCAACCAGGAAACAGGCGAGAATTACTTGCAGGACGAGAATGAGAATATTTACTCTGACACATTGAATGTGCTGGTGCTGAATAAGATTTGCTTTAAGTTCTTTGAGAATATTGGTGTCCAGGATTTCAATATGACTGATTTGTATAAGCCTGAGTCACAGAGAACCCAGCGTCTCCTAAGTGCGGTGGTGAATTACGCTCGCTTCAGGGAAGAACGAATGTTTGATTGTAATTCCTTTATCCTCCAAATGGAATCTTTATTAGGGCAGCTTCGATCCAAATTCGACGATTATAACTTAATCCAACAACAACTGAAACAGTATGAGGATTTAGGCGGGGCAAATATTCCTGATGGAGAAGAGCTGcaaaaattagaagaacaaaacaaagacCTGGAGATtcagttgaaaaaattgaccaAGATTCAAGAAACGTTATCCATAGATTACAATGATTACAAGATCTCTAAGCAAACTATATTCAAAGAGCTGGAAACGCTGAGCTTCCAAATAGTAGAGCTGGAGTCCAGCCGAGATAAACTGATCAAGATTTCCAACACAGACACCAAAGAGTTGACTGAAGGGATCAAAGAGTTGAGTGATCTGCtaaaacaaaggaaaaagacCTTGAACGATTTGACTGTGCAGCAAAAGAGCTTGCAGGACACAGTGGCGACGTTCGAAACCATAATCAGCGAGCTTTATGACGTGCTGAGAATAATTTCTAGCGAAGTGCAAGAATCTAATCGAACGGAAACAGAACTGATGGGATTGAAGCAAAACTTAATCAACAATAAACTGAAACTGTTGAACGTGTTGGAGACTGGGATCTTATACAAGTTAGAGATTTTACAAGAGCAACTGGATTTACAACTAAAAAACTTGGAGAAATTATCAAAGGATACTGAAGACGAATCGCGATTGAACGATTCCAAGTTAAACGAAATGCAAATCAAAtacgaaaatgaaatcaaaccCAAGATTGACAAGACAgatgtttttattcaagATGAACTAATCAATGGtaaaattaataaattaaatgatgaaattaaacaattacaaaaaaactttgaaatgGAAATTAAAGAGATTGAAATTGAGTATTCTTTGTTATCTGGTCATATTAATAAATACATGAATGAAATGCTTGGATATATGCAGTAGTGGTAgtgattttattttggct
It encodes:
- the THP1 gene encoding Thp1p, which gives rise to MGMDKFSQLLDQLGRGNFTQLTLNLFQNGQEIAVLQQQLAGYDDKQLDTLVEQHPAMPNDTRFKMMCISYLKYSRDVDPWSVWASSDLIFEFYQCLINCLINDNAPHIEALIPVAIRETEFIIALAHKLDSFHLQLHTRNHQFLSHTSSILSRLFNSTKPPRGNGSSKTIPGKQRILLYLVNKLNNIYFRIESPQLCSNIFKNFQPKSMLAHFNEYQINQQIEYRYLLGRYYLLNSQVHNAFVQFNEAFQSLLNLPLTNQAIVRNGSRILNYMIPTGLVLGKMVKWEPLRPFVSQETIDNWNTLYRFVRLGNIQSVNHWLRHNERHLCARQLLVVLLEKLPMIAYRNLVKTVIKIWTTEWGQNKLPYTLIERALKLSIGPAYEDNTAQDFTIYNGIHSSKNVENVLVTLINLGFLRANCFPQLQLCVVKKTTMIQEIVPPATERITKIFPANSHVLW
- the SDH5 gene encoding succinate dehydrogenase assembly factor SDH5, coding for MFPTVTKTLSLQRYRITSPLVGSTSLLRSLRWYSSEKDDHDDVMTRIKMAPIKRTNEPLDKKRARLIYQSRKRGILETDLLLSGFAAKYLKKMNQEELEEYDSLLNELDWDIYYWATKNYEISPLPEKWANSKLLTQLQEFSENKEKEILSMPDLSKYQ
- the NBA1 gene encoding Nba1p; the protein is MMFIIVSVIVCYLTRSGKAISWSNSWYHQEEEEEQDNLTTKRASARPDRRASMPEDTEKDGPSRAKLNTQRLSAMIDSLHNENDIGLFQPPTTTTTNDKVDQTDIGKPPSRLLRSPAGDVSLALGDNRSSMISNYSGVIQEGVEVSYIVKNQQQDEEPYSNKASPLKQSVGREDLPQLPMLPSEATLTKYLDDDQSMKSRNGEDEVVIKPVTNAKPVGRFNSGTLKKGEARGSLKLLSNPRRQEKVLRSSIGSGNLASESGSSTYNPKFQQSIQEQLEEDDDANSSDKLSIVSSVIPDLSTKTNGVPQEMSPIRSETNDYNPTIPPRSKDRPRSRLFIQDDEGEDEFLDGELLPGPPQNVGHFKNLSQISTVSEQKSDSYYSAATSMPPAEETYLTRPLPSTPNEDHKGSSNLKRDDTLKAAHTTTEPIHTVSSDQDDDIYEDIIEETPKKTNRKKDGKKKLNNKKSLKELRSFDIDTLNQLLNVTKGTLIGSEFAQLGMQLEEKRALERLVDSLSRLTADMVLDPDRYEEGLKRLDKATKALEGF
- the NUF2 gene encoding kinetochore-associated Ndc80 complex subunit NUF2, producing MSRNQDVFPVLDLEELVICLQSCDFALATQENIARPTSDYMVTLYKQIIENFMGISVESLLNSSNQETGENYLQDENENIYSDTLNVLVLNKICFKFFENIGVQDFNMTDLYKPESQRTQRLLSAVVNYARFREERMFDCNSFILQMESLLGQLRSKFDDYNLIQQQLKQYEDLGGANIPDGEELQKLEEQNKDLEIQLKKLTKIQETLSIDYNDYKISKQTIFKELETLSFQIVELESSRDKLIKISNTDTKELTEGIKELSDLLKQRKKTLNDLTVQQKSLQDTVATFETIISELYDVLRIISSEVQESNRTETELMGLKQNLINNKLKLLNVLETGILYKLEILQEQLDLQLKNLEKLSKDTEDESRLNDSKLNEMQIKYENEIKPKIDKTDVFIQDELINGKINKLNDEIKQLQKNFEMEIKEIEIEYSLLSGHINKYMNEMLGYMQ